One genomic window of Nocardioides daphniae includes the following:
- a CDS encoding LysR substrate-binding domain-containing protein encodes MLPQLVSAFTQRHPEARLEVHELTQDQLTSRLESGDLDLAIMYDLDLAATWAHGTLAHLRPRVVLPATHRLAEDAGPVDLSHLRKDPMVLLDAPPSGSHAHDCCARAGFTPRVAYRTRTYETARSFVSRVLAPAGGVVGMTPAEVAVLDDPATEVATAWGAQPGELFVVRPDGLLLARGAAGGLRTTVDALATGRAVAPRPTTSRMPQWCRVQWCRVQWCRVQWCRVQWCRVQWCRVQWCRVQWLRRQRSSRLRSRTRPRPPARRSGWPSPKVWTPSPPTTATAS; translated from the coding sequence GTGCTGCCGCAGCTGGTCTCCGCCTTCACGCAGCGCCACCCCGAGGCCCGCCTCGAGGTGCACGAGCTGACCCAGGACCAGCTGACCTCGCGGCTGGAGTCGGGCGACCTCGACCTCGCCATCATGTACGACCTCGACCTGGCCGCGACCTGGGCGCACGGCACCCTGGCCCACCTGCGGCCGCGGGTGGTTCTCCCGGCCACCCACCGGCTGGCCGAGGACGCCGGCCCGGTCGACCTGTCGCACCTGCGCAAGGACCCGATGGTGCTGCTCGACGCCCCGCCGAGCGGCAGCCACGCGCACGACTGCTGCGCCCGAGCGGGCTTCACGCCGAGGGTCGCCTACCGGACACGGACGTACGAGACTGCGCGCTCGTTCGTCAGCCGCGTGCTGGCGCCCGCCGGCGGCGTGGTCGGCATGACCCCGGCCGAGGTCGCCGTGCTCGACGACCCCGCCACCGAGGTCGCCACCGCCTGGGGCGCCCAGCCCGGCGAGCTCTTCGTGGTGCGTCCCGACGGCCTGCTGCTCGCCCGCGGCGCTGCGGGAGGGCTGCGTACGACCGTCGACGCGCTGGCCACCGGCCGCGCCGTCGCCCCTCGACCGACGACCAGTCGGATGCCACAGTGGTGTCGAGTGCAGTGGTGTCGAGTGCAGTGGTGTCGAGTGCAGTGGTGTCGAGTGCAGTGGTGTCGAGTGCAGTGGTGTCGAGTGCAGTGGTGTCGAGTGCAGTGGTTGAGGAGGCAGCGTTCGAGCAGGCTCCGGAGCAGGACCCGGCCGAGGCCGCCCGCGAGGCGATCTGGCTGGCCCTCTCCGAAGGTCTGGACGCCGTCGCCGCCGACGACCGCGACGGCTTCCTGA
- a CDS encoding SRPBCC family protein encodes MSASDDGVVKVSRDVDAPASAVWDVLADGWFYPMWVVGAARMRDVDPDWPAVGSRLHHSVGNWPLLLDDKTEVLEVEEPRLLRLKTHGWPAGAAEVILEVEEVGADHCRIHIREDAVEGPGSLVPQPVRQLMIGPRNRETMRRLALLVEGRARGRGTSD; translated from the coding sequence ATGAGCGCCAGTGACGATGGAGTCGTGAAGGTCAGCCGCGACGTCGATGCCCCCGCCTCCGCGGTGTGGGACGTGCTCGCCGACGGCTGGTTCTACCCGATGTGGGTGGTGGGCGCCGCCCGGATGCGCGACGTCGACCCCGACTGGCCCGCCGTCGGGTCGCGGCTGCACCACTCGGTGGGCAACTGGCCGCTGCTGCTCGACGACAAGACCGAGGTGCTCGAGGTCGAGGAGCCCCGTCTGCTGCGGCTCAAGACGCACGGGTGGCCCGCGGGCGCCGCCGAGGTGATCCTCGAGGTCGAGGAGGTCGGGGCCGACCACTGCCGCATCCACATCCGTGAGGACGCGGTCGAGGGCCCGGGGTCCCTGGTGCCCCAGCCGGTGCGTCAGCTGATGATCGGCCCCCGCAACCGCGAGACGATGCGCCGCCTGGCGCTGCTGGTCGAGGGTCGCGCGAGGGGCCGAGGCACCAGCGACTGA
- a CDS encoding CaiB/BaiF CoA transferase family protein, whose translation MSDASPQPVGPPPTALPLSGIRVLELGNFIAAPTATRMLADFGAEVIKVERPRTGDELRNWRLFAGETSMLYRTLNRNKLSVELDLRSEAGLRAAKELIATCDVLVENFRPGTLDRWGLDAATLAALNPELVVARISAFGQTGPLSERPGFAAVAEAYGGLRELVGEADRPPSRVGVSIGDSIAGLYAAFGIVMQLHQRERARSAGSTGPSPTQQHVDVALHEAIFSMMESLVPDVSAYGVTRVRTGGRMEGIAPSNAYPCADGDVVISGNADNLFPRFMRAIGRDDLADDPGLVNNKGRWDRRDELDDAIGAWTSARTRDEALAVLDAAGVPAGPIMTAADIMVDEQFLARDMVQTLPVQVDGADDVRPVAFPGVVPVLGERSVPVHHVGPDLGEHNAYVLGELLGWSPEAVAEATGR comes from the coding sequence ATGAGCGACGCCTCCCCCCAGCCCGTCGGACCGCCTCCCACAGCCCTCCCGCTGAGCGGGATCCGGGTGCTCGAGCTCGGCAACTTCATCGCCGCCCCCACCGCCACGCGGATGCTCGCCGACTTCGGGGCGGAGGTGATCAAGGTGGAGCGGCCGCGCACCGGTGACGAGCTGCGCAACTGGCGGCTCTTCGCCGGCGAGACGTCGATGCTCTACCGCACCCTCAACCGCAACAAGCTCTCCGTCGAGCTGGACCTGCGCTCGGAGGCCGGCCTGCGCGCGGCGAAGGAGCTGATCGCCACCTGCGACGTGCTGGTCGAGAACTTCCGCCCCGGCACCCTGGACAGGTGGGGCCTCGACGCCGCCACCCTGGCCGCGCTCAACCCCGAGCTGGTGGTCGCCCGGATCTCCGCCTTCGGCCAGACCGGACCGCTGTCGGAGCGGCCCGGCTTCGCGGCCGTCGCGGAGGCGTACGGCGGTCTGCGCGAGCTGGTCGGCGAGGCCGACCGCCCGCCGTCGCGGGTCGGGGTCTCGATCGGCGACTCGATCGCCGGGCTCTACGCCGCGTTCGGCATCGTCATGCAGCTGCACCAGCGCGAGCGGGCCCGCAGCGCCGGCAGCACCGGCCCCTCCCCCACCCAGCAGCACGTCGACGTCGCCCTGCACGAGGCGATCTTCTCCATGATGGAGTCGCTCGTGCCCGACGTCTCCGCCTACGGCGTGACCCGCGTACGCACCGGCGGACGGATGGAGGGCATCGCGCCGTCCAACGCCTACCCCTGCGCCGACGGCGACGTGGTCATCTCGGGCAACGCCGACAACCTCTTCCCGCGGTTCATGCGCGCCATCGGTCGCGACGACCTCGCCGACGACCCCGGCCTGGTCAACAACAAGGGTCGCTGGGACCGCCGCGACGAGCTGGACGACGCGATCGGCGCCTGGACCTCGGCCCGTACGCGGGACGAGGCGCTCGCCGTGCTCGACGCCGCCGGCGTCCCGGCGGGCCCGATCATGACGGCCGCCGACATCATGGTCGACGAGCAGTTCCTGGCCCGCGACATGGTGCAGACGTTGCCCGTGCAGGTCGACGGAGCCGACGACGTACGTCCGGTCGCCTTCCCCGGCGTCGTGCCGGTGCTCGGCGAGCGCTCGGTGCCAGTGCACCACGTCGGGCCCGACCTCGGCGAGCACAACGCGTACGTCCTGGGCGAGCTGCTGGGCTGGTCGCCCGAGGCGGTCGCGGAGGCCACCGGGCGCTGA
- a CDS encoding homogentisate 1,2-dioxygenase, which produces MAFYRSAGTIPPKRHTQHRSPEGTLYFEELMGEEGFSSDSSLLYHTYIPSAVAEVREWEIGDLSLVPNHPLRPIHLSTHQLFPDAAPGEGVDAVTGRRLLLGNADVRLSYVLATETSPYYRNAIGDECLYLEDGEAVVETVFGDIEAGQGDYVIVPRATTFRVVPKGPTRIYVIEANSHIGPPKRFLSKYGQLLEHAPYCERDLRGPSAPRVVKGENVDVFIKHRGPGPSGIAGSVHTLPHHPFDVVGWDGCLYPYAFNISDYEPITGRVHQPPPAHQVFEGHNFVICNFVPRKVDYHPLAIPVPYYHSNVDSDEVMFYVGGDYEARKGSGIGQGSISLHPGGHPHGPQPGAYEHSIGAEFFDELAVMVDTFRPLDLGEAGRATDDGVYTYSWNGGQSGGTK; this is translated from the coding sequence ATGGCTTTCTACCGCTCCGCGGGCACCATTCCGCCGAAGCGTCACACCCAGCACCGCTCCCCCGAGGGCACCCTCTACTTCGAGGAGCTGATGGGTGAGGAGGGGTTCTCCTCCGACTCCTCGCTGCTGTACCACACCTACATCCCCTCGGCCGTGGCTGAGGTGCGCGAGTGGGAGATCGGCGACCTGTCGCTGGTCCCGAACCACCCGCTGCGACCGATCCACCTCTCGACCCACCAGCTCTTCCCCGACGCCGCGCCGGGTGAGGGCGTCGACGCGGTGACCGGTCGCCGGCTGCTGCTCGGCAACGCCGACGTCCGCCTGTCCTACGTGCTCGCCACCGAGACCAGCCCGTACTACCGCAACGCGATCGGTGACGAGTGCCTCTACCTCGAGGACGGCGAGGCGGTCGTCGAGACCGTCTTCGGCGACATCGAGGCGGGCCAGGGCGACTACGTGATCGTGCCCCGCGCGACCACCTTCCGGGTCGTCCCGAAGGGCCCGACCCGGATCTACGTGATCGAGGCCAACAGCCACATCGGCCCGCCGAAGCGGTTCCTCTCCAAGTACGGCCAGCTCCTCGAGCACGCGCCCTACTGCGAGCGTGACCTGCGCGGCCCGTCGGCCCCGCGCGTCGTCAAGGGCGAAAACGTCGACGTCTTCATCAAGCATCGCGGCCCGGGCCCGTCGGGCATCGCCGGGTCGGTGCACACGCTGCCGCACCACCCCTTCGACGTGGTGGGCTGGGACGGCTGCCTCTACCCGTACGCCTTCAACATCTCCGACTACGAGCCGATCACCGGCCGGGTCCACCAGCCGCCGCCGGCGCACCAGGTCTTCGAGGGCCACAACTTCGTGATCTGCAACTTCGTGCCACGCAAGGTCGACTACCACCCGCTGGCGATCCCGGTGCCCTACTACCACTCCAACGTGGACTCCGACGAGGTCATGTTCTACGTGGGTGGCGACTACGAGGCCCGCAAGGGCTCGGGCATCGGCCAGGGCTCGATCAGCCTGCACCCGGGCGGTCACCCGCACGGCCCGCAGCCGGGCGCGTACGAGCATTCGATCGGCGCCGAGTTCTTCGACGAGCTCGCCGTCATGGTCGACACGTTCCGTCCGCTCGACCTCGGTGAGGCCGGTCGCGCGACCGACGACGGCGTCTACACGTACTCGTGGAACGGCGGCCAGTCGGGCGGCACCAAGTGA
- a CDS encoding MBL fold metallo-hydrolase translates to MSQTGDTLTFIGTATTVLRIGSFTLLTDPNFLHRGQRAYLGKGLWSRRVTEPALQPADLPRLDAVVLSHLHGDHFDRVARRDLDRTPPVLTTGPAADKLRKWGFDARGLHTWERHVLRAGDETLAVESLPGIHARGVMGALLPPVMGSLLEHSVGGRVRQRVYLSGDTLTGGHLSEIARRHPHIDTAVVHLGGTRVLLHTVTMDAAQGVDFLRRVHPERTVPVHHDDYPVFRSPLSHFLQLARREGLADGIQTVERGQTVSIEPV, encoded by the coding sequence GTGAGCCAGACCGGGGACACCCTCACCTTCATCGGCACGGCCACCACGGTCCTGCGGATCGGCTCCTTCACGCTCCTCACCGACCCCAACTTCCTGCACCGCGGCCAGCGTGCCTACCTGGGCAAGGGGTTGTGGTCGCGGCGCGTGACCGAGCCCGCGCTCCAGCCCGCCGACCTGCCCCGGCTCGACGCGGTCGTGCTCTCGCACCTGCACGGGGACCACTTCGACCGGGTCGCCCGCCGCGACCTCGACCGCACCCCGCCGGTGCTCACCACCGGGCCCGCCGCCGACAAGCTGCGGAAGTGGGGCTTCGACGCCCGCGGCCTGCACACCTGGGAGCGCCACGTGCTGAGGGCCGGCGACGAGACCCTCGCCGTCGAGTCGCTGCCCGGCATCCACGCGCGCGGCGTGATGGGGGCGCTGCTGCCCCCGGTCATGGGGTCGCTGCTCGAGCACAGCGTCGGCGGGCGGGTGCGTCAGCGCGTCTACCTCAGCGGCGACACCCTCACCGGCGGCCACCTCAGCGAGATCGCCCGCCGGCACCCGCACATCGACACCGCGGTCGTCCACCTCGGCGGCACCCGGGTGCTGCTGCACACCGTCACCATGGACGCCGCCCAGGGCGTCGACTTCCTGCGCCGGGTGCACCCGGAGCGGACCGTGCCCGTGCACCACGACGACTACCCGGTCTTCCGCTCACCGCTCTCGCACTTCCTGCAGCTCGCCCGCCGCGAAGGCCTCGCCGACGGCATCCAGACCGTCGAGCGCGGGCAGACCGTCTCGATCGAGCCGGTGTGA
- a CDS encoding phytoene desaturase family protein, with protein MTPTPSSADAVVVGAGPNGLVAANALADAGWSVVLVEANETVGGAVRTAEVTAPGFRNDLFSAFYPLAAASPVIRDLHLEHHGLAWEQAPRVVTHVFPDGSATAIERNAEATAAALDDQAAGDGDAWLTMVAQWDQVKEPLLDALFTPIPPVKAGARLVRRLGTEGMLEFVRLALLPVTRLGDERFAGEGPRALLTGNAMHSDLPPDSAGSGLFGWLMSMLAQDVGFPTPRGGAQSLADAMAARFTAAGGSVRTGVRVEAVEVRHGRAVGVRLADGERIAARRAVLADVDAPTLFHRLVGHEHLPESYVRALSRFQWDHPTLKLNWALDGPVPWRSPEAVGAGTVHLGVGRHGFVDHAASMATGRVSRDPFVLLGQMTTADATRSPAGTESVWAYSHLSHDLARDEAGVEASAEAMRRVIEEAAPGFSDRVLAEHVQRPADLQTANSNLVNGAINGGTAHLHQQLVFRPANGTGRPETPVPGLYLAGASAHPGGGVHGACGWNAARSALGAQGAVRRQLLRTAWSRLLP; from the coding sequence ATGACCCCCACGCCCAGCAGCGCCGACGCGGTCGTCGTCGGGGCCGGACCCAACGGCCTGGTGGCCGCCAACGCCCTGGCCGACGCCGGGTGGAGCGTGGTCCTGGTCGAGGCCAACGAGACCGTCGGCGGGGCGGTGCGGACCGCCGAGGTCACCGCGCCGGGCTTCCGCAACGACCTCTTCAGCGCGTTCTACCCGCTGGCCGCTGCCTCGCCGGTGATCCGTGACCTCCACCTGGAGCACCACGGGCTGGCCTGGGAGCAGGCACCACGCGTGGTCACCCACGTCTTCCCCGACGGCAGCGCCACCGCGATCGAGCGGAACGCGGAGGCGACGGCTGCCGCCCTCGACGACCAGGCCGCCGGCGACGGCGACGCCTGGCTGACGATGGTCGCCCAGTGGGACCAGGTGAAGGAGCCGCTGCTCGATGCGCTCTTCACCCCGATCCCGCCGGTGAAGGCCGGGGCGCGGCTGGTGCGCCGGCTCGGCACCGAGGGCATGCTCGAGTTCGTACGCCTTGCCCTGCTGCCGGTGACCCGGCTCGGCGACGAGCGGTTCGCCGGCGAGGGCCCGCGGGCGCTGCTGACCGGCAACGCCATGCACTCAGACCTGCCCCCGGACTCCGCCGGCAGCGGCCTCTTCGGCTGGCTGATGAGCATGCTCGCCCAGGACGTCGGCTTCCCCACCCCGCGCGGTGGTGCGCAGTCTCTGGCGGACGCGATGGCCGCGCGCTTCACCGCGGCGGGTGGGAGCGTGCGTACGGGCGTCCGGGTCGAGGCCGTGGAGGTGCGCCACGGCCGTGCGGTCGGCGTACGCCTGGCTGACGGTGAGCGGATCGCCGCCCGCCGCGCCGTGCTCGCCGACGTCGACGCGCCGACCCTCTTCCACCGGCTGGTGGGCCACGAGCACCTGCCCGAGTCGTACGTCCGGGCCCTGTCGCGCTTCCAGTGGGACCACCCCACCCTCAAGCTCAACTGGGCGCTCGACGGGCCTGTCCCGTGGCGCTCGCCGGAGGCCGTCGGCGCCGGCACCGTGCACCTGGGCGTGGGGCGCCACGGCTTCGTCGACCACGCCGCCTCGATGGCGACCGGGCGGGTCTCGCGCGACCCGTTCGTGCTGCTCGGGCAGATGACGACGGCTGACGCCACTCGCTCCCCCGCCGGCACCGAGAGCGTCTGGGCCTACAGCCACCTCTCCCACGACCTGGCCCGGGACGAGGCCGGGGTCGAGGCGAGCGCGGAGGCGATGCGCCGCGTGATCGAGGAGGCGGCTCCCGGCTTCTCCGACCGGGTGCTGGCCGAGCACGTGCAGCGTCCGGCTGACCTGCAGACTGCCAACAGCAACTTGGTCAACGGCGCCATCAACGGCGGCACCGCCCACCTGCACCAGCAGCTGGTCTTCCGGCCCGCCAACGGCACCGGGCGCCCGGAGACGCCGGTGCCGGGGCTCTACCTGGCGGGCGCGTCGGCGCACCCCGGCGGCGGCGTCCACGGTGCCTGCGGGTGGAACGCCGCGCGCTCCGCCCTGGGCGCCCAGGGGGCCGTACGCCGTCAGCTGCTGCGCACGGCCTGGTCGCGGCTGCTGCCCTGA
- a CDS encoding DUF4235 domain-containing protein: protein MSTARAEKQTSKSAKILYRPWGLVASMLGGIVAAQIFQRVWAAVDPVSEDPPTPLQSEHHLPKIIAAAAVQGAIFTVVRALINRGGARAFERWTGEWPGD, encoded by the coding sequence ATGAGCACCGCCCGCGCCGAGAAGCAGACCAGCAAGTCGGCCAAGATCCTCTACCGACCGTGGGGGCTGGTCGCCTCCATGCTCGGCGGCATCGTGGCCGCCCAGATCTTCCAACGCGTCTGGGCCGCGGTCGACCCGGTCTCCGAGGACCCGCCGACGCCGCTGCAGTCGGAGCACCACCTGCCCAAGATCATCGCCGCCGCGGCCGTGCAGGGCGCGATCTTCACGGTCGTCCGCGCCCTGATCAACCGCGGTGGTGCGCGCGCCTTCGAGCGCTGGACCGGCGAGTGGCCGGGAGACTGA
- the fahA gene encoding fumarylacetoacetase: MTALSVPEDSLFGLDNLPYGVYSVDGSAPRVATRLDNHAIDLGLLLGTDGDNAVFEASTLNPFMAQGRARWVEVRAAIGEALRGDVPHEAIHSLTDVTMHLPVEVADYVDFYASEHHASNLGRLFRPDNPDPLMPNWKHLPVGYHGRSASIVVSGTDIVRPQGQRKGPQDPEPVFGPSVRLDIEAELGFIVGTGNAMGTQIAADEAEQHIFGAVLFNDWSARDIQAWEYVPLGPNLGKSFASTISAWVIPMLALQEAKVSVPDQDPQVLSYLQMKQPWGLDVDLEVAWNGQTVTRPPYAEMYWSPAQMLAHTTVNGAPTRTGDVYASGTISGPEKDQRGAFIELTWGGAEPITVNGEERTFLLDGDEITLTATAPGANGHRIGFGECTGRILPAR; the protein is encoded by the coding sequence ATGACCGCGCTCAGCGTCCCCGAGGACTCCCTCTTCGGGCTCGACAACCTCCCCTACGGCGTCTACAGCGTCGACGGCTCCGCCCCGCGCGTGGCCACCCGCCTCGACAACCACGCGATCGACCTGGGGCTGCTGCTCGGCACCGACGGCGACAACGCGGTCTTCGAGGCCTCCACCCTCAACCCGTTCATGGCCCAGGGCCGTGCCCGCTGGGTCGAGGTGCGGGCCGCGATCGGCGAGGCCCTGCGCGGCGACGTGCCGCACGAGGCGATCCACTCGCTGACCGACGTGACCATGCACCTGCCGGTCGAGGTCGCCGACTACGTCGACTTCTACGCCTCCGAGCACCACGCCTCCAACCTCGGTCGACTCTTCCGCCCGGACAACCCGGACCCGTTGATGCCGAACTGGAAGCACCTGCCGGTCGGCTACCACGGCCGCTCCGCCTCCATCGTGGTCTCGGGCACCGACATCGTCCGCCCGCAGGGCCAACGCAAGGGCCCGCAGGACCCCGAGCCGGTCTTCGGACCGTCGGTGCGCCTCGACATCGAGGCCGAGCTCGGCTTCATCGTCGGCACCGGCAACGCGATGGGCACCCAGATCGCCGCCGACGAGGCAGAGCAGCACATCTTCGGCGCGGTGCTCTTCAACGACTGGTCGGCCCGCGACATCCAGGCCTGGGAGTACGTCCCGCTCGGCCCCAACCTCGGCAAGTCGTTCGCCTCGACCATCTCGGCGTGGGTCATCCCGATGCTCGCGCTGCAGGAGGCCAAGGTCAGCGTCCCCGACCAGGACCCCCAGGTCCTGTCCTACCTGCAGATGAAGCAGCCGTGGGGCCTCGACGTCGACCTCGAGGTCGCCTGGAACGGCCAGACCGTGACCCGTCCCCCGTACGCGGAGATGTACTGGTCGCCCGCGCAGATGCTGGCCCACACCACGGTCAACGGCGCCCCCACCCGCACCGGTGACGTCTATGCGTCGGGCACCATCTCCGGCCCGGAGAAGGACCAGCGCGGCGCCTTCATCGAGCTGACCTGGGGCGGCGCGGAGCCCATCACCGTCAACGGCGAGGAGCGCACGTTCCTGCTCGACGGCGACGAGATCACCCTGACCGCCACCGCTCCGGGGGCCAACGGCCACCGGATCGGCTTCGGCGAGTGCACCGGGCGGATCCTGCCCGCGCGCTGA
- a CDS encoding CAP domain-containing protein — protein sequence MNRLAALLVALATTLALVLVANPAPAQAATAAQRYGAAAEKATNVARAKHDRVKLKGNPCLRKYARIQATKMARKKDIWHQDLNVVLKKCNMSWVGENVAVGYPSGKAVVNQGWMKSKGHRQNILRKQFRLGVVVARKGDDGRWYAAQVFGRR from the coding sequence GTGAACCGACTCGCTGCCCTGCTCGTCGCCCTCGCCACCACGCTGGCGCTGGTGCTCGTCGCGAACCCCGCCCCGGCCCAGGCGGCCACCGCGGCGCAGCGGTACGGCGCCGCGGCCGAGAAGGCCACCAACGTCGCGCGCGCCAAGCACGACCGGGTGAAGCTGAAGGGCAACCCGTGCCTGCGCAAGTACGCGCGCATCCAGGCCACGAAGATGGCTCGCAAGAAGGACATCTGGCACCAGGACCTCAACGTGGTGCTGAAGAAGTGCAACATGTCGTGGGTCGGCGAGAACGTCGCCGTGGGCTACCCGAGTGGCAAGGCCGTGGTCAACCAGGGCTGGATGAAGTCGAAGGGGCACCGTCAGAACATCCTGCGCAAGCAGTTCCGCCTCGGCGTCGTGGTGGCCCGCAAGGGTGACGACGGGCGCTGGTACGCAGCCCAGGTCTTCGGCCGCCGCTGA
- a CDS encoding LysR family transcriptional regulator, with translation MARAEGVPAFTMNQLAAFVAVAEAGTISGAAERLHISPSALSASVTELERHLQTQLLHRRKAKGVSLTASGELVLPRARYLLHQAPSWRPTPAVTSAASRVWSAWAATPRWRRPCCRSWSPPSRSATPRPASRCTS, from the coding sequence GTGGCCAGAGCAGAGGGTGTCCCGGCATTCACGATGAACCAGCTGGCGGCCTTCGTCGCCGTCGCCGAGGCCGGCACCATCAGCGGCGCCGCCGAGCGCCTGCACATCTCCCCCTCCGCACTGTCGGCCTCGGTCACGGAGCTGGAGCGCCACCTGCAGACGCAGCTGCTGCACCGCCGCAAGGCCAAGGGCGTCAGCCTCACCGCCAGCGGCGAGCTGGTGCTGCCGCGCGCCCGCTACCTGCTGCACCAGGCTCCGAGCTGGAGGCCGACGCCCGCGGTGACGAGCGCGGCGTCTCGGGTCTGGTCAGCCTGGGCTGCTACCCCTCGCTGGCGCCGACCGTGCTGCCGCAGCTGGTCTCCGCCTTCACGCAGCGCCACCCCGAGGCCCGCCTCGAGGTGCACGAGCTGA